In Ignavibacteriales bacterium, the sequence GCAAAAAGGAAGGTACGCTGCGATAGTAATTGGAGATAAATATTCCGCAGGTGAATGGATACCGCTTGCTTTTGAAACAATGAATGAAGCGCTGAAAAGAAAAGTGAAACTGAAATCAATTATCGTAAAAAATTTTGAAGACACAACCGGTAAACGTGCACAAAAAGAACTATGGCGATACCGCGCACTGCTCGGAGGATTTTACATTTTTAAGCACGAGTATATTTTTCTGTTTCAAAAGAAATAAAAATCCCGCTAAACTAAAGTGTAAATATATCGGGGCTGCTGCACAAGCTGATTAATTAACCGTAATTCCTCTCATTGTTATTCAATTTATTACACTGTGATTTTCTATTTTCTGAATCCCCTTTAGCAGTTAAAAAAACCTCATTTTTTGCATTAAAAACAGCCTATAAAATTTAAAAACCTTCAATAATTGACAATTTTAATACCTTTTTTGGTTTTTGGGTGACCCGCATGCATATCCAAATGCCTCGCTTGGATATTGAAATGGCACACTTGAATGATCTAAACTCAAAACGAACATCCAAGAGCCTCGTTTGGATATTCAAACGCCACATTTGGAGATCCAAATGCCACACTTGATTCACCAAAAATTAAATCCATTATTCGAACGCCTCGCATGCATATCCAAATGCCTCATTAGGATATTGAACCAGAGTGCAAAAATTCTGCTAATCAGCCTTGAAAATTCAAAATTTACCTGCCGCAATCACCGGAATATTATCAGATTTTCGAACTGTGTACGTTATAGAAAAAAACTACTTACCCGGGTTCTCTCAAACAGAAAGCACGGCTTAAAGGGAATGATTTATGTGTTCAACTTCATTCAAATGAATTAAATCTTTTTCTAAAAATCATCATTGTTATGCTGCCGACAAGTACGGCGAACCATAAAGTTGCAAGCCGAATAAAAATTGTTGCGGCAAAGGCGGTGCTTTGCTCGTAACCTTTGTTTGATAGGAAGTAAACTAAAGAGCCGTCTGTTGCCCCCAACCCCCCGGGTAACGCAGTCAGCGAGCCAAACAATATTGAAAAGGCATAGGAGAAAATTGTCCATATAAATTCAACATTTATTTCTAATGCGATAAAGACAAAATAAACACTAAGGCATTCAATCGTCCAGGAAAGAAAACTTAATAGCAAAGCAGCGGCTAATGATTTTGCACCGAGCATTTTGTGAAAACTTGTGTATGCTGTGTTGATTTGTTCAAGATACTTATGTAAAAATTTTATTTGTGAAAGGAGGGTTAGAATTTTTATTGTGACTGTTTTGTTAGTTAGAATAAAAACGAAAACTGCAAAAACCACCGCCGTAAAAACGATGAGCAATAAACTTTGATCTAATAGAATCGCGCCGGCGAAAGAAAATATAGTAAGCATAATAAAATCATTCAGGCGTTCTGTAAAAATTATGGGCGCAGTTTTACTCATCGGCTCGTTAGTTATTTTTTTGACAAGATAACTTTTGTATAATTCGCCCATTGCGCCGGGAGTTGCAAGCATAATTAAGTTAGAGAAGAAAATACCTGCCGAGTCTTTGATTTTTAGTTTGATATTCAAATAGCGCAGTAGATACTCCCACCTTAAAAATCTTAAGCTGAAATTTAAAAGAGCGAGAAGAAGAATTAAAGGAAGCAAAGAAAAATTAAATTTACTCAAAGCTGCAAAGACCAAATCGGAGTCAAAATAAAAGAAGAGGGCAAGGTATAAGATTGCCGCCGCCGCAAGCAGAATAGAAAGATTTCGTTTAATTTTTTTTAACAAAATAGTTGCCACTGATTTCACGAATTAACACGAATTAAATTAGAGTAATTCGCGGCTGATAATTATTTCAATGATAATTCAAAGTACTGCCGCCGATAAATTCTCTGATGACAGAATCACCGGGGATAGCTGATTCATCGTCAACTTTTTTAATTGAAGCGAGAATATTTTTAACTCTCAATGCGCGTTGATAAGCATCATTTTTCAGAGGGTTATTTTTTAGATTTTCTTCCCACTCAATAAATTTATCAGCCAGCTTATGACTATAAACGGGAAGCTCGTAAGGCATAGCACTGTTAATAATAAAATCAGCGGTGTTGTTGTAAGGAATAATATTTCGCAGTTCACTTGCCCGGACATAATGCCAATGTTCAAGAGTTTGCTGAGGGTTGTAAGCTCGGAATGCCCAGTCACGAAGCATTCTGCGCATCAGTCGAATGTCTGTCCAGCGAATAAATTTTCCGTTATTGTCCTTCATCTGCATTAAGGGTTCAAGATATAGCTTAAATTTTTGCTGATCATTTATGCCGGTTGTCATAGGGGGGTAGAGTCCGCGCAGGCTGTCAATTAAAAGTATTTCATTTTCTTTTAGTTGAATGGGAGTGCGATTTAAATATCTTGTGCCGGTTTTAAAATCATAGAACGGAATTACTACTTGTTCGCCACTGCAAAGTTTTTGCAGATGGTCATTGATCATTTCAAGATCAAGCGCCTGCGGAGTTTCAAAATCATAATCGCCAAATTCATCTTTAGGATGCATTTCAAGATCGAAGAAATAATTATCAACAACCAATGGAAGAAAATGCAAGCCTCGTTTTTCTAATCGTTGTTCAAGCTTTAAGGTGGTGGTGGTTTTTCCGGAAGAAGAAGGACCGGTGATCAAAACCATTTTCAGGTCTTTGCTTCTTTCGGCAATCATTTCTGCTGCGGTTTTAATATCTTCTTCGTAAGCAGATTCGCTTTCGTGGACAATTTGTGAAAATTCTCCAAGCTGAATCCTTTCATTTAATTGTTCGATAGTAAAAAGATTTTTCGTTACGCTCCAATCAAGAATTCGATGGAGTTTTGCCCAGGGGATATTTTCCGATGGATGAGATGCTTTCTCTGCACTTGACTCCCGCCTTTTATTTGCCTCTTCCCTGTAAAGAATAAATGCTTTGGCAACTTTAGCATGTCCATTTTCTATCAAAACCTTTTCAACTGCATCCTGAATTTCTTCAATGGTGGGAGTAATAAAAGTGGAATTATTTTTTGTTAGAAGTTTAATTACTTCATCTGCAAGTTCATCAGCTTTTTCTTTATCCCGACCGCCGACTGCAACTGCTGCACGATAAATTGCATTACTGATTCTACCTTTGTTGAAAGGAACGAGAACCCCGCTTCTTTTTTTTACTTGTTTTATTTCAGCCATAAATATTTTCTCATTAATCTTGTTAAAGAATATTATGCTAATTGATAAACATCAAGCGACTCTACTAATCCTTTAATGTTTATATTTTTATGAATTATCGGATTGATATTGGGCGGTGTAATTTTATTGTAAACATCTTTCGAAATTAATATTACAGAATTAAGTTCTTTATTAATTTGCTCAAGCCGTGCAGCGATGATTACAGGCTGTCCTGTAACTGAATATTGTTTTCTTTCATTTGTTCCAACATTACCTGTAACAACTTCGCCCGCATTTATTCCAATTCGAATTATTGTTTCAGGTAATGATCCATCTTCATTTCTTTTTTTTAATTCAGTATAAATTTCTAAAGCGGAATTAACAGCAAGCTGGCAATCGTTATCGTGTTCAATCGGCGCACCAAAAATAGCCATCAATCCATCTCCCATAATTTGAGTAACGATGCCTTTATTTTTATTTATTATTTCTATGATAAATGAAAATACCTCATTCTGATATGTTATTATTTCTTCAGGTGATTTGTTTTGAGCAAAGATTGAAAAGTTTCTTATATCCAAGAACATTATTGCTGCAAATTTCAAGCGGCTTTGAATCAAGGACTTTTTGTCTAATATTTCATCAACTATTTCTTTAGAAATTTGCTG encodes:
- a CDS encoding response regulator SirA; this translates as MAEIKQVKKRSGVLVPFNKGRISNAIYRAAVAVGGRDKEKADELADEVIKLLTKNNSTFITPTIEEIQDAVEKVLIENGHAKVAKAFILYREEANKRRESSAEKASHPSENIPWAKLHRILDWSVTKNLFTIEQLNERIQLGEFSQIVHESESAYEEDIKTAAEMIAERSKDLKMVLITGPSSSGKTTTTLKLEQRLEKRGLHFLPLVVDNYFFDLEMHPKDEFGDYDFETPQALDLEMINDHLQKLCSGEQVVIPFYDFKTGTRYLNRTPIQLKENEILLIDSLRGLYPPMTTGINDQQKFKLYLEPLMQMKDNNGKFIRWTDIRLMRRMLRDWAFRAYNPQQTLEHWHYVRASELRNIIPYNNTADFIINSAMPYELPVYSHKLADKFIEWEENLKNNPLKNDAYQRALRVKNILASIKKVDDESAIPGDSVIREFIGGSTLNYH
- a CDS encoding flippase-like domain-containing protein, which translates into the protein MLKKIKRNLSILLAAAAILYLALFFYFDSDLVFAALSKFNFSLLPLILLLALLNFSLRFLRWEYLLRYLNIKLKIKDSAGIFFSNLIMLATPGAMGELYKSYLVKKITNEPMSKTAPIIFTERLNDFIMLTIFSFAGAILLDQSLLLIVFTAVVFAVFVFILTNKTVTIKILTLLSQIKFLHKYLEQINTAYTSFHKMLGAKSLAAALLLSFLSWTIECLSVYFVFIALEINVEFIWTIFSYAFSILFGSLTALPGGLGATDGSLVYFLSNKGYEQSTAFAATIFIRLATLWFAVLVGSITMMIFRKRFNSFE